In Gossypium arboreum isolate Shixiya-1 chromosome 5, ASM2569848v2, whole genome shotgun sequence, a single genomic region encodes these proteins:
- the LOC108449947 gene encoding uncharacterized protein LOC108449947 isoform X2, giving the protein MATASTWILSLKVFLISTGILGIVLGLKISVPLVLEFSVSQAPLWWSGFRSWLKPPYLYVVINGIIITIAASSRFNQNNGEKDQMEQMQPRPKISEDQQPMVEYETKSGWDSDAVESSDFVYEENQRGEEVETRVSEEESNVAVEDDRDGNEFVISKSEWIPPSRTDSSEIPLDALLIQEKPAPSSRFGHRKPVKANPEGGRALTVAKPKRHETLENTWKMITEGKSMPLSRHLKKSDTWENHGRDINMDALTSSPLMKKSETFRDRTNYQLPPEQVSSFPASGKLRKEPSLSQDELNRRVEAFIKKFNDEMRLQRQESLNQYMEMVNRGS; this is encoded by the exons ATGGCGACGGCGAGTACTTGGATATTGTCGCTaaaggtatttttaatttctaccGGTATATTGGGTATAGTTTTAGGACTTAAAATCTCTGTTCCATTGGTTTTGGAATTCTCTGTTTCTCAAGCTCCGTTATGGTGGAGTGGTTTCCGTTCTTGGCTCAAGCCTCCATATCTTTACGTCGTCATCAACGGAATCATCATCACAATAGCAGCATCGTCGCGGTTTAACCAAAACAACGGCGAGAAAGATCAGATGGAGCAGATGCAACCGCGGCCGAAGATCTCGGAGGATCAACAACCAATGGTGGAGTATGAGACAAAGAGCGGGTGGGACTCTGATGCAGTGGAATCCAGTGATTTCGTGTACGAGGAAAATCAGAGAGGAGAAGAGGTGGAAACCAGGGTTTCCGAGGAGGAGAGCAATGTGGCggttgaagatgacagagatggAAACGAGTTTGTTATCTCTAAGTCGGAGTGGATTCCTCCAAGTAGAACGGATTCCTCGGAGATTCCGTTGGATGCTCTACTTATACAGGAGAAACCTGCGCCTTCTTCTAGATTCGGTCACCGGAAACCTGTTAAAGCCAATCCCGAAG GTGGGCGAGCGTTGACAGTGGCGAAGCCAAAACGGCATGAGACGCTGGAAAACACTTGGAAGATGATAACGGAAGGGAAATCAATGCCGTTGTCCAGACACTTGAAGAAGTCAGACACGTGGGAGAATCACGGCCGTGATATCAACATGGATGCGTTGACCAGCTCCCCTCTGATGAAAAAATCGGAAACGTTCAGAGACCGGACCAATTACCAGCTGCCACCCGAACAAGTAAGCTCTTTCCCGGCTTCAGGAAAGCTGAGAAAAGAACCGTCGCTGAGTCAGGACGAGTTAAATCGTCGAGTGGAAGCTTTTATAAAGAAGTTTAATGACGAGATGAGGTTACAGAGACAAGAATCACTTAATCAGTACATGGAAATGGTTAACCGTGGAAGTTAG
- the LOC108449947 gene encoding uncharacterized protein LOC108449947 isoform X1, with protein sequence MATASTWILSLKVFLISTGILGIVLGLKISVPLVLEFSVSQAPLWWSGFRSWLKPPYLYVVINGIIITIAASSRFNQNNGEKDQMEQMQPRPKISEDQQPMVEYETKSGWDSDAVESSDFVYEENQRGEEVETRVSEEESNVAVEDDRDGNEFVISKSEWIPPSRTDSSEIPLDALLIQEKPAPSSRFGHRKPVKANPEANAGGRALTVAKPKRHETLENTWKMITEGKSMPLSRHLKKSDTWENHGRDINMDALTSSPLMKKSETFRDRTNYQLPPEQVSSFPASGKLRKEPSLSQDELNRRVEAFIKKFNDEMRLQRQESLNQYMEMVNRGS encoded by the exons ATGGCGACGGCGAGTACTTGGATATTGTCGCTaaaggtatttttaatttctaccGGTATATTGGGTATAGTTTTAGGACTTAAAATCTCTGTTCCATTGGTTTTGGAATTCTCTGTTTCTCAAGCTCCGTTATGGTGGAGTGGTTTCCGTTCTTGGCTCAAGCCTCCATATCTTTACGTCGTCATCAACGGAATCATCATCACAATAGCAGCATCGTCGCGGTTTAACCAAAACAACGGCGAGAAAGATCAGATGGAGCAGATGCAACCGCGGCCGAAGATCTCGGAGGATCAACAACCAATGGTGGAGTATGAGACAAAGAGCGGGTGGGACTCTGATGCAGTGGAATCCAGTGATTTCGTGTACGAGGAAAATCAGAGAGGAGAAGAGGTGGAAACCAGGGTTTCCGAGGAGGAGAGCAATGTGGCggttgaagatgacagagatggAAACGAGTTTGTTATCTCTAAGTCGGAGTGGATTCCTCCAAGTAGAACGGATTCCTCGGAGATTCCGTTGGATGCTCTACTTATACAGGAGAAACCTGCGCCTTCTTCTAGATTCGGTCACCGGAAACCTGTTAAAGCCAATCCCGAAG CTAATGCAGGTGGGCGAGCGTTGACAGTGGCGAAGCCAAAACGGCATGAGACGCTGGAAAACACTTGGAAGATGATAACGGAAGGGAAATCAATGCCGTTGTCCAGACACTTGAAGAAGTCAGACACGTGGGAGAATCACGGCCGTGATATCAACATGGATGCGTTGACCAGCTCCCCTCTGATGAAAAAATCGGAAACGTTCAGAGACCGGACCAATTACCAGCTGCCACCCGAACAAGTAAGCTCTTTCCCGGCTTCAGGAAAGCTGAGAAAAGAACCGTCGCTGAGTCAGGACGAGTTAAATCGTCGAGTGGAAGCTTTTATAAAGAAGTTTAATGACGAGATGAGGTTACAGAGACAAGAATCACTTAATCAGTACATGGAAATGGTTAACCGTGGAAGTTAG